A segment of the Campylobacter concisus genome:
AAATTTTCGTCCTTTAAAATTTGATCTGTTGCGCCGAATTCATATCCTAAGGGACCGTTTAATAGCAAGGTTTTATCCGCCGCCGCGAGCGCGTGATCGGGATGATGCGAGGTAAAGATCACGCAGGTTTTTTGCTCGCTATTTAGCCTTTTGATTAGGCTTAAAACGGCATTTTGATGAAAGACGTCGAGGTATGACGTAGGCTCGTCCATGACGAGAATTTTAGGCCGTAGTACTAGCGAGCGAGCTATAAGCGCCAGTTGCATCATTCCGCCGCTTAGTTCGTCTACGTTTAAATTTAAATACTCGCTAACGCCCGCTATGCTTGCGGCTTCCTCGGCCATCGCCCTATCCTTCGCGCTCGGCCTTGAAAACATACCGACGTTTGCGTTTACGCCCATTAAAATCAGATCTTTTACCTTAAAGCTAAAAGCGATATTTTCGCTTTGAGGCACGTATCCTACGAGTTTGGCACGTTCTTTGCCGCCAAGAGAGGCATGATCGCGGCCATCGATCAGAATTTGACCGCCTTTTGCCTTTAAAAGCCCTAAAATAATCTTTAAAAACGTAGATTTGCCTATGCCGTTTGGGCCCAAAATCGCAAGCGTTTCGCCGCTTTTTAGGCTAAGGCTCAAATTTTGCAAAATTTGCTTGTGCTCGTATGAAAAGCTTAAATTTTCTACGCTTAAGACCATCTTTTGCCTTTTTTAACGATGATGACGCCGATCATAGGAGCGCCTATAAGCGCGGTTAGGATACTTAGCGGGATTTCAGCCGAGCTCACGCTTCTAGCCGCGACGTCGGTTAGCATCAAAAATATCCCGCCTAAAATCGCCGAAATCGGAACTAGCTGCGAGTTATCGGGGCCGTAAATCAGCCTCGTAACATGCGGCATCAAAAGCCCTACCCAGCCGATGATACCGGCGATAGCTACGCTTGCGGCCGTTATCAGAGTAGCAAGTACGATAAAGATAAAGCCTAAAAATTTACTCTCGCCCAAAATACTTGCATGTTCGCCGCCTAAGGATAAAATGTTTAGCTTCCAGCCCATTAGGCTCAAAAGCACAAGCCCGCTAACGCAAACGGGAGCAAGCGCTGCTACGTCGCTCCATGAGATGGCGCTTAGGCTTCCCATCAGCCAATATACGATACTAGGCAGCTTTTCTTGCGTATCGGCGACGTATTTGACGACGGAGATCAGCGTCTCAAATATCGCTCCCGTGATAATGCCCGCAAGCACCAGCATGAGCTTTGAGTTTTTGTTTGCCAAAACGCCCAGGGCGTAAGCTATCATGACGGCTAAAAAGCCGAAAACGAAAGCGCCTATTTGCGTGGCCACGGGACTACCGAAGGCTAAAATGCAAACTACCGCTCCAAATCCCGCTCCGCTACCTACTCCCAAGATATTTGGGCTTACCAAAGGGTTTGCAAACATCGCCTGAAATATCACGCCCGCCGCGCTAAGGCTAGCGCCTATCAAAAACGCCGCTATCAGCCTTGGTAGGCGCAGGTCGAATACCAAAGCGTAAAGCGTCTCTTCGTCGTTTTGATAATAGTCAATTAGCCCCTCAAGCGAAATCCTACCCGCAAGCAGCGAAAAAACGACCGCAAAGGCTAGAAAAAGCGATAAAAACAGATATTTTTTCATTATCTAAAAAGCTCGTAAAATTTGCTCTCTCCGTTTAGGTCGAAGCGTAAAATTTGAGCTATCTCATCGTCATTTAGATCGTAGCCATAGAGCAACTTGTAGCTCTTTTTCATCTCGTCTTTTAAATTTATATGCGCCTGCCCCGAAAACAGCACGCTAAACCATGCCCAGCCCAGGTGCGATTCGCCCGTAGGCGGCTCCCACATATCGCCTCCCAGAGGCATTTTATAGACGGCTTTTTGCTTGACGGCCTTTACGTTTTTTAAAATTTTGTCGCTAAAAAAGTCCCGCGGCGTTAGCTCGTCAAAGTTGCTAAGTAAGATAACGTCCGGATTTTGCGCGAGAATTTCTTCTTTATTTAAAATTCTAAATCCCCCGAAATTCGCCGCATTTACTCCGCCGCTTAGCTTTATCTCGTAGTCAAAATACGTCCCGCCGCCAGCTGCCTCGTAGCTTTTATCTCTGCCAAATATAAAAAGAACCTTCGGTTTTTTGCTAAGCCCTTTTACGAAATTTTCGATCTTAGCTCTTACCTCGGCTCTGTTTTGTAAAATTTGCTCCGCCTTTTGCTCTTTTTCGTAAATTTTACCCAGCATCCCAAACCAAAAAAGCGGATCTTCCTCCGTGCCGCTTAAATTTACCAAAGCTACGTTTAGCCCTACTTTTCGCAGCGGCTCGATGATCTTTTCGCCTCTCATGCCCCACTGCACGACAAGATCGGGCGATAGTTTTAGTAGCTCCTCGATATTTGGGGTAAAATCCTCTCCTATACCGCCTGCGGGGATACTAGCCGCGCCTTTGATCATTTTTCCGAGCATTCCGCGCTCGATGTTTTTCTTGGCCATCGGATGGACGGAGGCTAGGCGAGATACGTTATTTTCGACACTAAGAGAAAACGAGGCTAGCGGTACCGGAAACAGCGCTACACTCTTAACGGAGCGGTCGAAGCGAAGCTTATTGCCGTTTTGATCGGTAAATTCAAGCGCGCCCAGCGTCGCGCCTAGTAGCAATAAAGCGGGTATTATTTTTCTCAAATTTGATCCTTAAATTTGTAAATTTTTAGGGCTTTTGAGCGGGCCGGTTTAAAACCCGCTCGGCAAATTTAAATTTTAAAAGCTAGCCTTAAAGCCTAGTTTGAAATTTCTGCCCGGATTTATGAGCGGGTTGCTAGCGCTTCTAGGCTGGCTGATTAGCTCGTAGCTTAGGCTTGGGGCGTATTCTTTGTCAAAGATATTTTCGACGTCGAAATTCAGGCTAAAATCTTTTAAGAAGCCTAGTTTGCCAAGGCTCTTGCCAAAGTATAGGTTATGCACGAAATATCCCGCTCGCTCGCGCTCTACGCTATCGTCTATGCGTGTCTTTCTCGCCGCCCAGTCGCCGCTATACTCTATGTAAGAATTTGCAAAAAACTCCGGCGAATAAGAAACGGCCACGCGTCCGCTAAGCGGAGCGATCTCCGGAAGCGGTTTGCCGGTTTGTTTATTTTTGCCGCGAGTGTAGGCGAGATTTGTTTTAAACTCTAAATTTGATAAAATTTTATAAGCGAGGTCAAATTCCGCTCCGCTTATCTTGGCTCTATTTACGTTTTGCGACTGATAGTAGGTCACGCCGCCGCTTTGCCAGTTTCGCTC
Coding sequences within it:
- a CDS encoding ABC transporter ATP-binding protein: MVLSVENLSFSYEHKQILQNLSLSLKSGETLAILGPNGIGKSTFLKIILGLLKAKGGQILIDGRDHASLGGKERAKLVGYVPQSENIAFSFKVKDLILMGVNANVGMFSRPSAKDRAMAEEAASIAGVSEYLNLNVDELSGGMMQLALIARSLVLRPKILVMDEPTSYLDVFHQNAVLSLIKRLNSEQKTCVIFTSHHPDHALAAADKTLLLNGPLGYEFGATDQILKDENLTKLFGIDFINLNVEDKRRLLVRWNID
- a CDS encoding FecCD family ABC transporter permease → MKKYLFLSLFLAFAVVFSLLAGRISLEGLIDYYQNDEETLYALVFDLRLPRLIAAFLIGASLSAAGVIFQAMFANPLVSPNILGVGSGAGFGAVVCILAFGSPVATQIGAFVFGFLAVMIAYALGVLANKNSKLMLVLAGIITGAIFETLISVVKYVADTQEKLPSIVYWLMGSLSAISWSDVAALAPVCVSGLVLLSLMGWKLNILSLGGEHASILGESKFLGFIFIVLATLITAASVAIAGIIGWVGLLMPHVTRLIYGPDNSQLVPISAILGGIFLMLTDVAARSVSSAEIPLSILTALIGAPMIGVIIVKKGKRWS
- a CDS encoding ABC transporter substrate-binding protein; translation: MRKIIPALLLLGATLGALEFTDQNGNKLRFDRSVKSVALFPVPLASFSLSVENNVSRLASVHPMAKKNIERGMLGKMIKGAASIPAGGIGEDFTPNIEELLKLSPDLVVQWGMRGEKIIEPLRKVGLNVALVNLSGTEEDPLFWFGMLGKIYEKEQKAEQILQNRAEVRAKIENFVKGLSKKPKVLFIFGRDKSYEAAGGGTYFDYEIKLSGGVNAANFGGFRILNKEEILAQNPDVILLSNFDELTPRDFFSDKILKNVKAVKQKAVYKMPLGGDMWEPPTGESHLGWAWFSVLFSGQAHINLKDEMKKSYKLLYGYDLNDDEIAQILRFDLNGESKFYELFR